A stretch of the Acyrthosiphon pisum isolate AL4f chromosome A2, pea_aphid_22Mar2018_4r6ur, whole genome shotgun sequence genome encodes the following:
- the LOC100160235 gene encoding uncharacterized protein LOC100160235 isoform X1 encodes MATRWGIIGTSNISHDFAVAMGTLPRTEHLITAVASKDKVRSREFAEQFDIPNAYDSYSLMANDTEVDVVYVGTLNEHHYSVSRLMLEHGKNVLCEEPFCQNSNQVQQLVELARSKNLFLMEAMWMFFTPAFTILGEEINKGTIGEPLQIISSFGTPMSESLIQQRNSGGSILELAVFSVYMSQFLFGPEKPQIYGTCGQLTECGFDKDASIILKYSNGRISTFLSHFKVNLPNEATVFGTKGNIKLYDPFWSATKISINGTDTIIDVPQTKKATRYGNSVQLIYEIQEVRNCLLKGINESSIVPWSLSIENAILVEDIRKKLGVTICK; translated from the exons ATGGCGACTAGATGGGGAATAATAGGAACCAGCAATATATCACACGATTTTGCTGTGGCCATGGGTACATTGCCACGGACAGAACACTTGATCACAGCAGTGGCATCCAAAGACAAGGTGAGGTCTCGGGAATTTGCCGAACAGTTTGACATTCCCAATGCTTACGATTCTTATTCCCTCATGGCGAACGACACCGAAGTAG ATGTTGTTTATGTGGGCACCCTCAATGAACACCATTACTCTGTCAGCCGCTTAATGTTGGAACACGGGAAGAATGTTTTATGCGAAGAACCGTTCTGTCAAAATTCTAACCAAGTCCAACAGCTCGTTGAA CTTGCGAGGTctaaaaatttgtttcttaTGGAAGCCATGTGGATGTTTTTCACTCCAGCTTTCACTATTTTAGGAGAAGAAATCAACAAAGGTACTATTGGTGAACCATTGCAAATAATTTCTTCATTCGGTACACCAATGTCCGAATCACTAATTCAACA gCGAAATAGTGGTGGATCAATATTAGAATTGGCTGTATTCTCAGTTTACATGAGCCAATTCCTGTTTGGCCCCGAAAAGCCACAAATCTATGGCACTTGTGGGCAGTTAACAGAATGTGGGTTTGATAAGGAtgcaagtataattttaaagtatagcAATGGTAgaatttctacatttttaagcCATTTCAAAGTCAACCTACCCAATGAGGCAACTGTATTTGGCACTAAAggaaatattaaa ttaTACGATCCATTCTGGTCGGCGACTAAAATTTCCATAAATGGAACAGACACTATTATAGACGTCCCTCAAACAAAAAAAGCAACACGATATGGTAATAGTGTGCAACTAATTTACGAGATTCAAGAAGTTAGAAATTGTCTTCTGaaag GTATAAATGAGAGCAGTATAGTTCCATGGTCGCTAAGTATTGAGAATGCAATTTTGGTTGAAGATATAAGGAAAAAATTAGGAGTaactatttgtaaataa
- the LOC100160235 gene encoding uncharacterized protein LOC100160235 (The RefSeq protein has 3 substitutions compared to this genomic sequence) codes for MATGWGIIGTSNISHDFAVAMGTLPRTEHLITAVASKDKVRSREFAEQFDIPNAYDSYSLMANDTEVDVVYVGTLNEHHYSVSRLMLEHGKNVLCEEPFCQNSNQVQQLVELARSKNLFLMEAMWMFFTPAFTILGEEINKDTIGEPLQIISSFGTPMSESLIQQRNSGGSILELAVFSVYMSQFLFGPEKPQIYGTCGQLTECGFDKDASIILKYSNGRISTFLSHFKVNLPNEATVFGTKGNIKLYDPFWSATKISINGTDTIIDVPQTKKATRYGNSVQLIYEIQEVRNCLLKGINENSIVPWSLSIENAILVEDIRKKLGVTICK; via the exons ATGGCGACTAGATGGGGAATAATAGGAACCAGCAATATATCACACGATTTTGCTGTGGCCATGGGTACATTGCCACGGACAGAACACTTGATCACAGCAGTGGCATCCAAAGACAAGGTGAGGTCTCGGGAATTTGCCGAACAGTTTGACATTCCCAATGCTTACGATTCTTATTCCCTCATGGCGAACGACACCGAAGTAG ATGTTGTTTATGTGGGCACCCTCAATGAACACCATTACTCTGTCAGCCGCTTAATGTTGGAACACGGGAAGAATGTTTTATGCGAAGAACCGTTCTGTCAAAATTCTAACCAAGTCCAACAGCTCGTTGAA CTTGCGAGGTctaaaaatttgtttcttaTGGAAGCCATGTGGATGTTTTTCACTCCAGCTTTCACTATTTTAGGAGAAGAAATCAACAAAGGTACTATTGGTGAACCATTGCAAATAATTTCTTCATTCGGTACACCAATGTCCGAATCACTAATTCAACA gCGAAATAGTGGTGGATCAATATTAGAATTGGCTGTATTCTCAGTTTACATGAGCCAATTCCTGTTTGGCCCCGAAAAGCCACAAATCTATGGCACTTGTGGGCAGTTAACAGAATGTGGGTTTGATAAGGAtgcaagtataattttaaagtatagcAATGGTAgaatttctacatttttaagcCATTTCAAAGTCAACCTACCCAATGAGGCAACTGTATTTGGCACTAAAggaaatattaaa ttaTACGATCCATTCTGGTCGGCGACTAAAATTTCCATAAATGGAACAGACACTATTATAGACGTCCCTCAAACAAAAAAAGCAACACGATATGGTAATAGTGTGCAACTAATTTACGAGATTCAAGAAGTTAGAAATTGTCTTCTGaaag GTATAAATGAGAGCAGTATAGTTCCATGGTCGCTAAGTATTGAGAATGCAATTTTGGTTGAAGATATAAGGAAAAAATTAGGAGTaactatttgtaaataa